A genomic stretch from Vulpes lagopus strain Blue_001 chromosome 11, ASM1834538v1, whole genome shotgun sequence includes:
- the LOC121471905 gene encoding protein CEBPZOS, whose amino-acid sequence MARTMEPLAKKIFKGVLVVELLGVFGAYFLFNRMNTSQDFRQTMSKKFPFILEVYYKSIEQSGMYGVREQDQEKWLNSKN is encoded by the coding sequence ATGGCTCGCACTATGGAACCACTGGCAAAGAAGATCTTTAAAGGAGTTTTAGTAGTTGAGCTCTTGGGCGTTTTTGGAGCCTATTTTTTGTTTAATAGGATGAACACAAGCCAAGATTTCAGGCAAACAATGAGCAAGAAATTTCCCTTCATCTTGGAAGTTTATTACAAATCCATTGAACAGTCTGGAATGTATGGAGTCAGAGAGCAAGAtcaagaaaaatggctgaatagCAAAAATTAG